The genomic DNA aaattattaggaaataagaaatgtaaattattttgGGTTAAAACTTATCTTGTCATTAGTATTATTGATTATAAACAGCTTGAAGGTATTGTAAAGAGGTCATGATTCCccttaatatatatttatgttgtgAAAACATACAACACATGGTCAAGTTATAATTTAGACCCTACGGATCACGGACCGACAGTGGTCCGTTACCCCACTTTACATTATAATGAATGAAAAAACttaatgtttcatttaattaaacattgtGCTGGAATTTAGTCAGCGGTGCAGTTTTTTGTCCATTGTGTGAGCAATAAGCCTCTACAACCTGGGAGATATTCAACTTTGTCATTGTTTTACAGATAAAAAAGATGACAAGCGCAAACATTCACGCTCTCGTTCGCGGTCGAGGCGCAGGCGGTCCAGATCTCGCTCAAGACACAGGTGAAGACACTGTCTGTGCAAAGTGACATACACAAGACATGATCAAGTTAATTGATATCTGCAAGTAATTTGCTACGTTTTAATATCTGATATGGCTTCATTTTGGCAGACGTTCAAAGAGTCGGTCTCGGCGCAGGTCCCATTcaaggagtaggaggaggaccAAGAGTCCACGCAAGAGGAAGTCCCACTCCCGCGAAAGAAACCGCTGCAGTAGATCGAGGTCAACATCTCCATTGTTGTCCTCAGTAGTTAAATTGCTGCCTTCttgatttgttattatttatggcCGACCACTGCTGCAGAATTTAGTCGCTGAAGTTCTGATTTTCTTTCACTTGCAAGAACTGCCAGTCCATCGAGTTGTTGTTTCCTTAACTGTGCTGCTGTTTGCTAATGTTGTGAACCTCGCTTGTGTCTTGATCAGggacaggaggaaggaggaaaagtCTAAGAAAAGGTCAAAGACGCCCCCCAAGAGCTACAGCAGTGCCAGGAGGTCTCGAAGCATTAGTCGGTGAGTGTCTGAGCACCTTGTTGATTGTTGCTATGGTGAATTACAGGCAGCAGTCAAAACAGTTAATGTGATTTACGTTCACAAAAGCAAATAACTTCAAAAGTCAGCAGTTAATGATTTGGTAAACATGACCAAgttattgacatttatttattgtactttGCGTGTCAGGAGGCACAGGCGAAGCCGCAGTGCAACTCGGTCCCCCAGGAGGAAGTTGTCCACTTCTCCGTCCCTCAAACGGTGAGATGTCAAACCCTTTTTACATGCAGTTAATCTAGTTACATCTAACATAACGACTTGTCACGTTAGTGCAACGACTCAAATGATCCATTTGTCGTGTTCAGTcacaagaaggagaaaaagaaggacaaGGAGCGAGAGAAGGAACGGGATAGAGACCGGAGGGAGGACAAGGATCGGAGGGAGGACAAGGACCGGAGCAGAGACGAACGGGAACGCTCGGCcagtaagaagaagaagagcaaagacAAGGAGCGAGACCGGGATCGCAAGTCTGATAGTGAGAAAGGAGACGTGAAGGTATGTTTCGAATATTGTTTTGAAATTACTGGCAACTAATTGAACATCCCAGAAGAtatcccttcttttttttaaaagtaattaatgTAACTGTCATGGCCTTTCTTGTCTCTATTAAATACAGTAGAAATGCCCcaaaaaataatctttaaaaaaaaaaattgtccgGACAGGTGACCCGTGATTACGATGAAGAGGAGCAAGGTTATGACAGtcaaaaggaaggagaggaggatgactATGAGAGGAAGAGCGACTCTGACTCTGCCTCATCCCCCAAGGgccaggaggagacggagagatcAGAGGGCCAAACCCCCAAGAAGTCCAAATTGAATGGAGACGACCACCATCAGGAAGACATGGAGATGAGCGACTAAGAACAGCCCGAACAGTGTTAACTTTccacttttatatttttaatataggCCACAACATGTCTGTGTCTGATCACTCGAAGTTAAAAAGAATGATTTGTTGTCTTAACTGTAGAAGCGTTGGTGAAGGAAGGTGGTTAAATCCTTTTTGTAAAGACGAGGAAACGACGACTAAAATATGATTAACGTGAGACATGGTTTTAAATAGTCATTGCTGTACTTTTTTaagattctgttttttttgttacctttttgtgttttgaacTTTGTCTTCCTGGCAGTAGAATACAAAGCATTTCCAACTAAATTTCTGTCGatgtaaatattttattgaGTCCTTTCTTCCTTGCATGTGACTGAGTCACTTAACACCCAGCACAAACTTTATGGTAATGTTTTGTTTGCTGAACAATTTTGCTTTAACTGTAATGCACGCAGTCCTGTTTCAGATGCCCTTACTATTTACAACCTGTGGTAAGTGTACACTGTAGATCGAAATGTGTTGTTGCAATGAAATGCTTTAGGTTTTCCAAAGGAAACTAATAAAATTGGGTTAAACTGTCAACTTGTTTCGTCACTGAAGGAAACTTTACAAGCAAAAGttggacatttcttttaatttctgtC from Cyclopterus lumpus isolate fCycLum1 chromosome 4, fCycLum1.pri, whole genome shotgun sequence includes the following:
- the LOC117729228 gene encoding serine/arginine-rich splicing factor 11-like isoform X3, which translates into the protein MSLLAPANAVAGMMPGGGLLPTPNPLATMGGTPFGAPNMEQMAAMGMSGANMNPQALSADFLKLMQSMDPKLNPLAAGLNLNPGMKNDASNKEIEEAMKRVREAQSLISAAIEPGNKKDDKRKHSRSRSRSRRRRSRSRSRHRRSKSRSRRRSHSRSRRRTKSPRKRKSHSRERNRCSRSRDRRKEEKSKKRSKTPPKSYSSARRSRSISRRHRRSRSATRSPRRKLSTSPSLKRHKKEKKKDKEREKERDRDRREDKDRREDKDRSRDERERSASKKKKSKDKERDRDRKSDSEKGDVKVTRDYDEEEQGYDSQKEGEEDDYERKSDSDSASSPKGQEETERSEGQTPKKSKLNGDDHHQEDMEMSD
- the LOC117729228 gene encoding serine/arginine-rich splicing factor 11-like isoform X1, with protein sequence MNSNTHVIQVTNVSPSAASEQMRTLFGFLGNIEELKLFPPDDSPLPVTSRVCFVKFHESESVGVSQHLTNTVFVDRALIVVPFAEGVIPDESKAMSLLAPANAVAGMMPGGGLLPTPNPLATMGGTPFGAPNMEQMAAMGMSGANMNPQALSADFLKLMQSMDPKLNPLAAGLNLNPGMKNDASNKEIEEAMKRVREAQSLISAAIEPGNKKDDKRKHSRSRSRSRRRRSRSRSRHRRSKSRSRRRSHSRSRRRTKSPRKRKSHSRERNRCSRSRDRRKEEKSKKRSKTPPKSYSSARRSRSISRRHRRSRSATRSPRRKLSTSPSLKRHKKEKKKDKEREKERDRDRREDKDRREDKDRSRDERERSASKKKKSKDKERDRDRKSDSEKGDVKVTRDYDEEEQGYDSQKEGEEDDYERKSDSDSASSPKGQEETERSEGQTPKKSKLNGDDHHQEDMEMSD
- the LOC117729228 gene encoding serine/arginine-rich splicing factor 11-like isoform X2, whose translation is MNSNTHVIQVTNVSPSAASEQMRTLFGFLGNIEELKLFPPDDSPLPVTSRVCFVKFHESESVGVSQHLTNTVFVDRALIVVPFAEGVIPDESKAMSLLAPANAVAGMMPGGGLLPTPNPLATMGGTPFGAPNMEQMAAMGMSGANMNPQALSADFLKLMQSMDPKLNPLAAGLNLNPGMKNDASNKEIEEAMKRVREAQSLISAAIEPGNKKDDKRKHSRSRSRSRRRRSRSRSRHRRSKSRSRRRSHSRSRRRTKSPRKRKSHSRERNRCSRSRDRRKEEKSKKRSKTPPKSYSSARRSRSISRRHRRSRSATRSPRRKLSTSPSLKRHKKEKKKDKEREKERDRDRREDKDRREDKDRSRDERERSASKKKKSKDKERDRDRKSDSEKGDVKGQEETERSEGQTPKKSKLNGDDHHQEDMEMSD